Below is a genomic region from Gadus morhua chromosome 4, gadMor3.0, whole genome shotgun sequence.
AAAGCAATACGTAATGGCAACACCAGGGACGGAGTCCCTAACAATTGAAGTATTGCTTAAAAACATTAGCATTGCTATCATTATTGCTCCTAATTTGTGTgactttttatgtgtgtttcatGCTGGCCGGGTCTGTGGCATGATGTTTTTTCTTGCAATTTTTAAGACATAAATTATGATGGAGAAAGAaggagtggtgaagaggagccTTTGGAGAATGTGTGGAAGTGGCACTTGACTCACTTCATGTCCACGGTGGTAAGTCTGAAGGTCGCACCCTTCAACCAGAGAATCATGAAGATCCTCTGACTGAACGGACAGTTTCCCACACCTGCACAATCATCACTCGCCtgatgcacacatacgcacacacatacccaaacacacacactcacacacacagacacactcacacagacagacagacagacagacagacagacagacagacagacagacagacagacagacagacagacagacagacagaggtgtaAAAATGTGTAAGAATGATTAGCAGTGGGGGCTACAACCTAAgatctatgtctgtgtgtgctcctTGGTTTTGTTTCCCAAGTTCAGTGAATCCAACTTTCCGGTCTAATTTGGTTTCCCTTCTCGTTTATTCCGAGTTAATTCATTAATCGGTGGCTGTTTGTGTCTTTAAGCTAATTGCTCATGCAGGTGGGTACATAAAGCCCAGGAAAAGGAGGCCTGATTGCCAGCAATGTCCTGTGTGTATCAGTTTAGTCTCTGTTCTTTCTGGAGTTAGCTCAATGTATTTTGCATTAAGTGTACTTGAGTACTGTGCATTTCAGTTCTCGGAAGTTGAAGGGGAAGTAAACATCGACCCTTCAGATGATCTGCATATGGGTGTTGTTTTCCCTCCACAACTTCCTTGTAACTAGTCACTAGGTAGCACACTCCTATGCATGGCTGATGTTTGACCATGCGCTGCACTCTGTTTTGCGTAAAATAAAACTCGGACAAATATAAACTCGGACAAAGCCATTATTCCTGGTCTAAACAAACCGACCGGCCGAAAGATAGACTAATAGACAGATGAATATTTATCTTAATACATAGCATTTCACCCAATGTATTAACAAGACCTATTTACATAATCTGTCATCTTTGAATCTCCTGAAAGGTTTTTGAGACATTGGCATGTAAGGTATTTTGTAGAAGGAAACGCAGGTAAAACTGCCCAGTCGTCTTGTTCCACCCTGGTTACGGCTGTGTTTCTGCCGTTTAAAACATACACGAGTGGTTGATtatccctcttcctctcaaTTAAAATACATGTGTTTTATAATGATGCTATTGAACTGCCACTGAATACATCTAAAGAAAAGTCGACCAAATAATAATGCAACAAATATTCTGCTACCATCAATACTGCTAGAGATACAACTGACATTGACATTTCAATGACATTTTTTAGCTATATCATGCTGCCAAAGAAcaagcacaaaataaaaccatAGAAACTTCTCACATGACAGTATTTTGGGTTCTTATTGTAACTACAGCTGTGTTTGAGGTAGTAGTTATTAATACATTTGAATTAGTATTAATGTATGCTTATCTGGAGGTTAATATGGGGCCTACCTTTATAAAGAGTTCAATATTTGGGGGCtcagccatctctctctcctctccctctccatttgGACTCACAAACGTAGTATTTCCTGCACATtttgccaaaaccacaaaactgGAGTTTACTGTGGgattaaacacacaacacaacaaccacaTCAACAACCCTAAGCGTACTtactttgtgtgtctctttgaCCTAGTGACATGGTTGAAGTCTGGTCAGCTGAAACTAACCGCCCGACAACACTTGATTCCCTCGACACCAAGAGGAGGATGCAACACTTGTAATTCCAGtgctgtctctccttctctctctctttctctctgtgtctctctatcgctgtctgtctctcaccacACCTGTCAAGCTGTGCCTGTGAGCCCACGCCCCCTCCAGACTTTCCAGTTAGACCAGCAGATCTGGAAATCTCCTCCTTTAGCCTCCCTTCTTGCTAACACattctctgtcactcactccaCCGCTCCATATACTGTATCCATGAGATCACAGCGCTTTCCTTTTTCCTCCTCTTTGGCCTTGCCTCTCGGGCTACCGCCTCCCGCTGAAGATTGGATTGTCCTTCGCACGTAGGGTGGAACCTAAGTTCAAGTTTAGAGGGCGTGACCTTAGACGCTACCTTAGGCGGGACCTTAGGCGTGACCTTGGGTGTGACCTCACGTGACCTTCATGGCAGTGAGCCCTCAGGTGGCCCAGGGTGAAACCTGAGCTGTCGATTAACATCAATAGAGGGAACAATAGATGAGTGACTCGCTCTGACACATtgtctgttgttgtgttttcattAGCGacgctcatgcacacatacacaaacacacgtgtgtCTCATGTTAATTAGAGAAAAGGAAGACCAGGAGAGCGGGAGACCGGGGgtcaggagaaggagagagggagaaagggagaggtaACACATGGCTCTCGTTTAACCGagagccatgtgtgtgtgcagggatcTAAAGTAGTGCAGTTCAACCCAGGTCAGCTTTGTGTCCCAGCTTCAGTTTAATACTGAATTCCAGTAGGGTGTGTGATTCATGTGAACATTGCATTTAATGATGCGTTGGAATCCACAAATCACAACAAGTGTGCCATAGATCAATTCTGATTCTATCGAGCATATTGACATCGGAATTAGTTGTTAAGATGTTATGATATTAGCAAACATGGCGAGAATGTGTAAGCAACCGTTTTAATGTATATTACAACACACTGGAACGGctcacaaataaataataatcaataagTTCAATATTTACAACTAGCATTTATTAACACGTATAATGTAATATGAGGTGAATATCTTCTCTCCCCCATTTATTCAAGTGTTTAGTAACAATGTCTCTTGTACAAGGAAACACAAACTGATGTTCAAATTGCATGGAAATGAATGAGCTGCTTTGAGCACCAAACACTTTACTATCAACATACATGAAGGATATAGGGTTTTGAAGTTTCCATACTACAAAGTCAACTTTTGTTCTTAGTGTgagcccccccctcttctcttttTTGAAGAACCATCTGTATCCTGAATGTCTTTCATTTACACACTTTTGAAGAAACACTGCTGCAACATTTCTGAAAGCATCCTGCAACACTTCAGAGTCCTGCAGTTATGTCCAAATAGCATGGTCCTCTAATAGTTAATGTAGAATAATGTGGTAAATGTCTCGGGCTTTAGGGATGAGTCACGCATTACACCAAATGTGCCAGCTGAACTTAGTACTTCTGGAGTGAAACTAAACCACAGATGGAAAGCCCCCAATTCAGAAGGCAACCGTGCGCACATGTTTGACTATTCTATCATGATATCGAAGATGAAAATTAGACTAGAGAGTCACTGCTGAACACTGGGCATTTCAGGCACATGCCTCGTCCAGAGATGccaaaagtattcacattcattactcaagtagaagtatagaCACTAGGGTTTAAAaatacttctgtagaagttgaTAGATACTCAAACTGTTCAAAACTACCCCCAAAGAAATATGTTTCAGCCGCATTTATGCCTATTGAAAATGGAAGCATTTTAGTACAATGAAAAGGGGATACATATTTTTGCAGGTTGAAGATACAGTCTATAACTTTGGCTATAGGAAAGAGGAAACATGTATATTCTTCATTCAGGGTGCATTATAGAGAAGTATCACATATTTTCACTGTTTTCGTATTTATTTGAGCAGGGTAATGAAAGGCTCTATTATTGCGATTCCTCATTATTAGGTCTACCATGATCAATGTTATCATTGTTATCTATTCCGAATGCAACTGAAATGTGGATAAGCTTACAGGAATAAAATACGATCAGCTGGTTTTCAGTACCGCTGTCAGTTTGGCCGCagtgcaatgaatgaataaatatcgTAAACACGTAGGAAgaataaaaacatacattttgacAGATATGCCATAAattactactttacaaccttgTTGATATTCAACATTTAGAAAACATCAGCCATTCAAAGTGTAGCGTGTAGTTCCGCCCACACTGGATGCATGCGCGCTTCCGCGGCCAGAGATACAATTCTTATCGCGGgtagcaaatcttttttttcgtAGGTTGGTGGGGAAAGTAgcgcctctgattggttaaccctaacactaagcATAACCCTAAAaataactctaaccctaaccctaaactccCCCAAACAGCTAGGACTAATCGAAACACGATCTAAAGGAGAGCCCTTCTAGCCCTTTTTctcagaggcgaaaaaggcggAACTTGcatcctacgaaaaaaagatttgctcgCGGGTAACTACATTGGGACGACACCGGAATGAAATTGGAGTAACAaggttattttttaaatgtaagaagtagaaagtacagataattactccagtaaagtatagatacccaaaatttctacttaaaggcacccagtgcaactttcgaggcttaaaaataaacattcaatttctagtcttttttacacgtagtaagtttcaataactccataccattacataccgacattcaagcagcaaagatgagacgtcgttgtgtggtgagaactgatagaaaatcgataacaacaatgccgccattttctttattttttgtaacctacaataaataaagcaggcttccagtcaatggaaaaatggcttctccccaccggcgattgttgttgtttacgattttctatcagttctcaccacacaacgacgtctcatctttgctccttgaatgtcgatatgtaatggtatggagttattgaaacttactacgtgtaaaaaagactagaaattgaatgtttatttttcattgaatgtttacataaagttgcactgggtgcctttaagtaTGATTACAAAGTATTTGCACTTCATTACTTGTCACCTCTGGCCTCGTCTCAAATGTCTCATGATGGTTGAATATTGATTGATTTGAACAATTACTCATTCAATCAGCAGATGCTTTTAGCGAACCTCGACTTTAAGTGACTTACGATACACGTCACATTGGAACTTAGGCCACCCTGGTCAGGGATGCCTACAGGCCAGGCGATGGACATAATGATTTgagatcaaacccagaacctttgagCTGGGAGTCGAACACTCAGGAAGGACAGTGTCTCTAAGACACCTAGAATTACCCCTGACCACAACTCTCGATCCAGACGACCAGACATAACCCTTAACCTAGCccttgaccctaaccccaaccctaaccctgatgtttagacctaaccctaaccctctaaccaGTCGACCAGACCTAACCCCAACCCAGATGTAcagacctaaccctaaccctctaaccaGACCTAACCCCAACCCAGATGTAcagacctaaccctaaccctctaaccaGATGACCAGACCTAACCCCAACCCAGATGTAcagacctaaccctaaccctctaaccaGATGACCAGACCTAACCCCAACCCAGATGTAcagacctaaccctaaccctctaaccaGATGACCAGACCTAACCCCAACCCAGATGTAcagacctaaccctaaccctctaaccaGACGACCAGACCTATCCCTCACCCAAACCAAGATGTTcagatttaggcccaatcccatttctaccccttaccccttccccttacccctcccccttgttttgaaaggataaggggaaggggtaaggggtagaaatgggattgggccttaacctGAACCCTCGATCTGAAGATGCTGAAGATAAGACATACTATTGACAACATGATAATGTCCACTAATATAACCAGATATACGCTTTATCCCCAAACAGCAAACTAAAAAGAGACAACAAACTAACTCTTAATTTGGAAGCACATAAGTAAATCCATCTGTTGTTCTGCTGGTGTACTGTCCTCTCAATTATGGTACCATGTTGGCTTATTTTGGGACGATACTAttgggatttaattgatttGTTTGGGTGATGACATTTCTGTTCAGACGTGTATTGTTTACTATTAAACAGTACACTCATTCAGATGGTAAAGCAATCTGGCCACATCCTGGCTCATATGCTTACAATTTTCCTTCGCTTCACAGAACTTTTCAGTTGATTTTGACATGAACAAGTATAATGTTGTGCAAGAGGAAACAAGCCAAGTATGGAGTATTCACCAGACAGAAAAAGGGAAGGGAATATATCTTAAAGGTAGTACAatcacaaagagagagagagagagagagagagagagagagagagagagagagagagagagagagagagagagagagagagagaggtaaaagaggagagagagagagagagagagagagagagagagagaggtaaaagaggagagagagagagagagaggtaaaagaggagagcgagagagagagaggtaaaagaggagagagcgagagagagagagagagaagcagttTCAGACTGCTGAAGAGGAAGTGTTTTCACCGCTTAGCATAACCTGGAAGAGAGTCACCAAGACCTAACTGTCAATGTCAAAGTTGATGACGGTTGAAAACTAAATACTGAGAACATCGGTCGCCGTTGTCAGTCAGCAGCCTGTTCAGTGTTGACCTCGGATCAGAAGGACCTTCATCTCTGACAGGTTAGTGGGGATAAAGTGTGTTGCTGTAAATGTGTTGTTTGGGGGTCACAAGGTCCCTACTTCAAGTCTTGCGTTAAAACCACAATGTACATGGTCATGGAGGTCTGGAGTTACATGGAAATATCCATTGGAAAGTATTAatctaaatataaatacatacgtGATACATGTTACATTTAAGAATGCACCTGCAGCACAATTTTTGCAAAGAAATGTGTATTTATGAGAAATCTTGAGAAATCTAACTTTACATTTCAGGATTGTGTGGGGTGTCTAACTGGCCTCAACCTCTAACCTTCAAATAATTGTACACACAGAATGCTATGTTGATATGTATGGTTATTGTATttgcacacacattttaaatggATAATTGTGATTTAAACCCGGCTGAACATTGGCCAGGGTCAACATGTCGTTGCAGGTCGCTGATCGGATGACTCTGAACCCCCTCATCGGTTTGATGAAGGGACtgctcgtcttcctcctctgcctccctttccCACTCCTGCTCCTCTGTGAATTGTGGATGCCGCCGAAGGCGGCGTGGGGAGAACCCGCCCCCCATCCAAACGTCACCGTCCTGCTGTGGCACTGGCCCTTCGGCGTGGCCCTGGACCTGGAAGGGGACGTGTGTCTGAAGCGCTACAACGTGTCGTCGTGCAGGCTCCGGTCCGACCGCTCCACCTTCGCCACGGCGGACGTGGTGGTCTTCCACAACCGGGAGCTGGTGCGAGGCCTGCAGGCCCTGCCCCTCGTCCTGCCCCGGCCGCAGGGCCAGAGATGGGTCTGGATGTCTCTGGAGTCCCCGCCTAACAACGGAGACCTCCGGCCCTTTGCAGACCTCTTCAACCTGACCATGTCCTACCGGAGGGACGCGGACATCCACATCCCGTACGGGAAGCTGGTGCCCAGGGGAccgggagatggagaggagccagtccttcacaataagagcgtCCCCGTCTGTTGGGTGGTTAGCAGCTACAGGCCGGATCACCGCAGGAGCCGGTTGTACGCTCAGCTAATCGACAGCGTCCCCGTCACCGTGTACGGACGCTGGAACCACAAAGCCCTGTCTCCGGAGGACCTCCTGCCCACCATCTCCCAATGCTACTTCTACCTGGCCTTCGAGAACTCGGAGTCCAGGGACTACATCACGGAGAAGCTGTGGCGCAACGCCTACCAGTCGGGGGCCGTTCCGGTGGTGCTGGGCCCCCCACTGAAGGATTACAAAGCCGTGGCCCCGCGCAGCTCCTTCATCCATGTGGACGAGTTTGCGTCCGTTGGAGAACTGGGTAGGCGACTGCGAGAGCTGGTGAGTGATGAGGAGAGCTACTCGCATTTTTTAGGGTGGCAGAAGGAGTGGCGGGTGAAGCAGTACACAGACTGGAGGGAGAGGCTGTGTAGTATCTGTTCTCAACACGACAGCTTACCCAAGCACAAGATCTACACCGACCTAGAAGCGTGGGTTAACGTTTGACCGAGGGTCGTGGCTGAATGGAAACCACAAGAGGACCACAGGATCCTGTTTTTCCACACAAGTAGCATTACAGTATTAGGTATCCAATATAAACTTTTTGCATTCAAGCTGCTACATACAATTTTGATGCATTGATGTATAAAACGGAATATAAAAGGTTCAGCCAAGGCTATGCATTTGTAGATTTTTGCTTAACATTTAGTATGTATACATTGTATGGGTAAATGTTCACCAGAAAGAGTACATTTTATGAATTGAGAGCACAAGCATAGCACCTCTTTGCTAATTCGCTATACACAGCAGTGCTGCAATACTGTTCTGAACATGGCACGGTACTGACCTCAAACCACATGATAACGGATTAGATAGGGACCTCAAAACAGAAGTGGCTCCACTTGCTTTCAGATCTATAAGTGTGGGAACGCCCAACAATCATGCCCAACATACAGTTAGGTACTACATGACCTAAAACCAATaattcaaagaaaaataatttatattggatTGAATACTTTTGAAAAATGCATTTAATTGCTTGGCGCAGATACAGGTGAAGTATAGGGGACACGCACAACAGAGAACATTGGGTGAGCTAGTTTCAATAAATTACCAAGTAGCAGTTAGAATGCAGTCACTATGGTATGCATAGGTATTGcaaaaaaggaaatgtaaaatgaaaagGTTCGTGAACATATACCACAGTAACAATATATTAAAGACTTCTGGTTGCCAGTCGGTCAAATCTTGATTCAGTCAATGTAGGCAGACAAACTCgtaaaaaatacaaaagcaTGTTTGCATAA
It encodes:
- the fut7 gene encoding alpha-(1,3)-fucosyltransferase 7 isoform X2; translation: MTLNPLIGLMKGLLVFLLCLPFPLLLLCELWMPPKAAWGEPAPHPNVTVLLWHWPFGVALDLEGDVCLKRYNVSSCRLRSDRSTFATADVVVFHNRELVRGLQALPLVLPRPQGQRWVWMSLESPPNNGDLRPFADLFNLTMSYRRDADIHIPYGKLVPRGPGDGEEPVLHNKSVPVCWVVSSYRPDHRRSRLYAQLIDSVPVTVYGRWNHKALSPEDLLPTISQCYFYLAFENSESRDYITEKLWRNAYQSGAVPVVLGPPLKDYKAVAPRSSFIHVDEFASVGELGRRLRELVSDEESYSHFLGWQKEWRVKQYTDWRERLCSICSQHDSLPKHKIYTDLEAWVNV
- the fut7 gene encoding alpha-(1,3)-fucosyltransferase 7 isoform X1 — protein: MSLQVADRMTLNPLIGLMKGLLVFLLCLPFPLLLLCELWMPPKAAWGEPAPHPNVTVLLWHWPFGVALDLEGDVCLKRYNVSSCRLRSDRSTFATADVVVFHNRELVRGLQALPLVLPRPQGQRWVWMSLESPPNNGDLRPFADLFNLTMSYRRDADIHIPYGKLVPRGPGDGEEPVLHNKSVPVCWVVSSYRPDHRRSRLYAQLIDSVPVTVYGRWNHKALSPEDLLPTISQCYFYLAFENSESRDYITEKLWRNAYQSGAVPVVLGPPLKDYKAVAPRSSFIHVDEFASVGELGRRLRELVSDEESYSHFLGWQKEWRVKQYTDWRERLCSICSQHDSLPKHKIYTDLEAWVNV